TGGTGCAAAAACGCGCGCCGCCGCTCGTAAACGCTCATTTTATTGACGCAGTACACACATTTCGATTTCGATATTTCTCGTTTTTGCTCGTTAACGATAAATTAACACTATGTCTACAGGACATCATGGGGGTGCTGTTTCCCTCATGCCTACAATAACCATTAAACTTCTGCAGGATCCGATTATGAGTCAGACACCAACCGTAAAAGGCCAGTGCATTGCCGAGTTTCTCGGTACCGGGTTGTTGATTTTCTTCGGCGTGGGATGTGTTGCAGCGTTAAAAGTGGCGGGTGCCACCTTTGGCCAGTGGGAAATCAGTATTATCTGGGGTTTGGGCGTGGCGATGGCCATCTACCTGACCGCAGGGGTTTCCGGCGCGCATCTTAATCCGGCTGTAACCATTGCACTTTGGCTCTTCGCGAGCTTTGACGGACGCAAAGTTGTTCCTTTTATTTTTTCTCAATTTGCCGGCGCGTTTTGCGCGGCTGCACTTGTTTACGGGCTTTACTACAATCTTTTCCTCGACTTCGAACAGACGCACAATATGGTACGCGGCAGCGTCGAAAGTCTTGATCTGGCTGGTATCTTTTCAACCTACCCCAACCCGCACATCAATTTTGTGCAGGCCTTCGCTGTTGAGATGGTAATTACCGCTATTCTGATGGGCGTGATTATGGCGCTGGGCGATGATGGCAACGGCGTGCCGCGCGGCCCAATGGCGCCGCTGCTGATCGGTCTGCTGATCGCGGTCATTGGTGCTTCCATGGGTCCGCTCACCGGCTTTGCCATGAACCCGGCGCGTGACCTGGGACCGAAGACCTTCGCCTGGCTCGCTGGCTGGGGTAACGTCGCCTTTACCGGCGGCAAAGATATTCCCTACTTCCTCGTGCCGCTGTTTGGGCCGATTGTAGGCGCGGCGCTTGGCGCGTTCAGCTATCGCAAACTGATCGCCCGCCATCTGCCGTCTGGAACCAGTGAGGCTGCGAAAGAGAAAGGCACCGCCTCCACCACGGCTCAACAAAAAGCTTCGCTGTAATGTGACTACGGGATCATAACTATGACTGACAAAAAATATATCGTTGCGCTCGACCAGGGCACTACCAGCTCCCGCGCCGTTGTGATGGACCACGATGCCAACATCATTAGCGTTTCACAGCGCGAATTTGAACAAATCTACCCGAAGCCAGGCTGGGTTGAGCATGACCCGATGGAAATTTGGGCGTCACAAAGCTCCACGCTGGTCGAAGTGCTGGCGAAAGCGGATATCAACTCCGACGAGATTGCCGCCATCGGCATCACCAACCAGCGCGAAACCGCGATTGTCTGGGAGCGTGAAACCGGCAAACCGATTCATAACGCCATCGTCTGGCAGTGCCGCCGCACCTCTGAGATCTGCGAAAAGCTCAAACGCGACGGCATGGAAGATTACATCCGTAGCACCACCGGGCTTGTTATCGACCCCTACTTCTCCGGCACCAAAGTGAAGTGGATCCTCGACCACGTTGAAGGTTCGCGCGAGCGTGCTAAACGCGGAGAACTGCTGTTCGGCACCGTCGATACCTGGCTTATCTGGAAAATGACCCAGGGGCGCGTACACGTCACCGACTACACCAACGCCTCACGCACCATGTTGTTCAATATCCATACGCTGGAGTGGGACGACAAAATGCTGGAAGTGCTGGATATCCCGCGCGCAATGCTGCCGCAGGTGCGTAAGTCGTCCGAAGTGTACGGCCAGACCAACATCGGCGGTAAAGGCGGCACGCGTATTCCTATCGCCGGTATTGCGGGCGACCAGCAGGCGGCGCTGTTTGGCCAGCTCTGCGTGAAAGAGGGGATGGCGAAAAACACTTACGGCACCGGCTGCTTTATGCTGATGAACACCGGCGAGCAGGCAGTGAAATCCGATCATGGCCTGCTGACCACCATCGCCTGCGGCCCGAAAGGCGAAGTGAACTATGCGCTGGAGGGCGCGGTGTTTATGGCTGGCGCCTCCATTCAGTGGCTGCGCGATGAGATGAAGCTGATTAACGACGCGTTCGACTCCGAGTACTTCGCTACCAAAGTGAAGGACACCAACGGCGTCTACGTTGTTCCGGCCTTCACCGGCCTGGGCGCGCCGTACTGGGACCCGTATGCACGCGGCTCCATCTTCGGCCTGACCCGCGGCGTTAACGCGAACCACATCATTCGTGCGACGCTGGAGTCGATTGCCTTCCAGACCCGCGACGTGCTGGAAGCGATGCAGGCTGACTCCGGCATTCGCCTGCACGCACTGCGTGTGGATGGCGGCGCGGTGGCGAATAACTTCCTGATGCAGTTCCAGTCCGACATTCTCGGCACGCGCGTTGAGCGTCCGGAAGTGCGCGAAGTGACCGCGCTGGGTGCCGCTTACCTGGCGGGTCTGGCGGTCGGTTTCTGGCAGAACCTGGATGAGTTGCAGGAGAAAGCCGTGATCGAGCGCGAATTCCGTCCGGGTATCGAAACTACCGAGCGTAACTTCCGCTACAGCGGCTGGAAAAAAGCCGTGAAACGCGCGATGGCGTGGGAAGAACACGAAGAGTAACCGCTCCACTTATGCCCTCTCCCTGCCGGGAGGGGGCATCTGCCTCACCCCCCTCCTCTTTTCACTGTGTTAAACTTCGCGCAATTTCTTTCAAAACTGAGTGTGTGATGAAACGAGAACTTGCCATCGAATTCTCCCGTGTTACCGAAGCTGCGGCGCTGGCTGGCTATAAGTGGCTGGGGCGCGGCGATAAAAACACGGCGGACGGCGCAGCGGTACACGCTATGCGCATTATGCTCAACCAGGTCAACATTGACGGCACGATTGTCATCGGCGAAGGGGAGATCGACGAAGCGCCGATGCTCTTTATCGGTGAGAAAGTGGGCACCGGCAAAGGCGACGCGGTGGATATTGCCGTCGATCCGATTGAAGGGACACGCATGACGGCGATGGGCCAGGCCAACGCGCTGGCGGTGCTGGCGGTCGGTGACAAAGGCTGCTTCCTCAACGCACCGGACATGTATATGGAAAAGCTGATCGTCGGCCCCGGTGCCAGAGGCGCTATCGATCTCAACCTGCCCTTAGCCGACAACCTGCGCAATATCGCCGCCGCGCTCGGTAAACCGCTCAGCGAGCTGACGGTCACCATTCTTGCCAAGCCGCGCCATGATGCGACCATCGCCGAGTTACAGGCGCTGGGCGTGCGCGTGTTTGCCATTCCTGACGGCGATGTCGCCGCCTCGATCCTCACCTGCATGCCCGACAGCGAAGTGGATGTGCTGTATGGGATTGGCGGCGCGCCGGAAGGCGTGGTGTCGGCGGCGGTGATCCGCGCCCTGGATGGCGATATGCAAGGCCGACTGCTGGCGCGTCACCAGGTGAAAGGCGACAGCGAAGAGAACCGCCGTATCGGCGAGCAGGAGCTGAAACGCTGCCGCGGTATGGGCATTGAAGCGGGCAATGTGCTGCGCCTCGATGAGATGGCGCGCAGCGATAATGTTATCTTCTCTGCTACCGGCATCACCAAAGGCGATCTGCTGGATGGTATTACGCGCAAAGGCAATATGGCGACCACCGAGACGCTGCTGATCCGCGGTAAATCGCGCACCATTCGCCGGATTCAATCGATCCATTATCTGGATCGTAAAGACCCGGACGTACAACGACATATACTGTAAGTCTATTTGTTGAATTGAGCTTTCCGGCCCGCACGGGCTGGAAATCTCAGGCGACAACCACCAGGATAAGGCAACGTTACAGAACAGGAGAGAACCATGGCGGATTGGGTAACAGGAAAAGTCACAAAGGTGGAATTCTGGACCGATGCACTCTTCAGCCTCACCGTACATGCCCCCGTTCAACCCTTCACTGCCGGACAGTTCGCCAAGCTTGGGCTGGAGATTGACGGCGAGCGCGTGCAGCGCGCTTACTCCTACGTCAACGCGCCGAGCAATCCCGATCTTGAGTTCTACCTCGTCACCGTTCCGGAAGGCAAACTGAGCCCGCGCCTGGCCGCCCTGCAACCGGGCGATGAGCTGTTAATTGTCAGCGAAGCCGCCGGCTTTTTCGTGCTGGAAGAGGTACCGGAGTGCGAGACGCTGTGGATGCTGGCGACCGGCACGGCCATCGGGCCTTATCTGTCGATGCTGCAAGAGGGGAAAGATCTTGAACGGTTCAAAAATATCGTCCTGCTGCACGCGGTGCGCTACGGCGCGGACTTAAGCTACCTGCCGCTGATGCTGGAACTGCAAAAGCGCTATGAAGGGAAGCTGCGCATTCAGACGGTGGTCAGCCGCGAGACGCTCTCCGGCTCTTTAACCGGGCGCGTGCCGGCGCTGATTGAGAGTGGCGCCCTTGAGGAAGCGGTAGGTCTGCCACTGACCGCCGAGACCAGCCATGTGATGCTGTGCGGTAATCCGCAGATGGTGCGCGACACCACACAGTTGCTGAAAGATACCCGGCAGATGGCCAAACACCTGCGCCGCCGTCCGGGGCATATCACCGCTGAGCACTACTGGTAATCAGCGGAACTTCACCTCGAGCGTCTCGCTGCCAAAACGGTTTTTGTCCTGGGTGCCGATCATCGCGCCCAGGTCGATCATCATTACCACAATAATCGCCACCGGGATCAGGCGTCCCACCGCCCACGCCAGCGTGCCGTCGAGCATCGTCCAGTTACCTGACAGCAGCATCCACGCCAGCACCATCAGCAGCGCCCAGCC
This Kosakonia cowanii JCM 10956 = DSM 18146 DNA region includes the following protein-coding sequences:
- a CDS encoding MIP/aquaporin family protein, producing the protein MSQTPTVKGQCIAEFLGTGLLIFFGVGCVAALKVAGATFGQWEISIIWGLGVAMAIYLTAGVSGAHLNPAVTIALWLFASFDGRKVVPFIFSQFAGAFCAAALVYGLYYNLFLDFEQTHNMVRGSVESLDLAGIFSTYPNPHINFVQAFAVEMVITAILMGVIMALGDDGNGVPRGPMAPLLIGLLIAVIGASMGPLTGFAMNPARDLGPKTFAWLAGWGNVAFTGGKDIPYFLVPLFGPIVGAALGAFSYRKLIARHLPSGTSEAAKEKGTASTTAQQKASL
- the glpK gene encoding glycerol kinase GlpK — protein: MTDKKYIVALDQGTTSSRAVVMDHDANIISVSQREFEQIYPKPGWVEHDPMEIWASQSSTLVEVLAKADINSDEIAAIGITNQRETAIVWERETGKPIHNAIVWQCRRTSEICEKLKRDGMEDYIRSTTGLVIDPYFSGTKVKWILDHVEGSRERAKRGELLFGTVDTWLIWKMTQGRVHVTDYTNASRTMLFNIHTLEWDDKMLEVLDIPRAMLPQVRKSSEVYGQTNIGGKGGTRIPIAGIAGDQQAALFGQLCVKEGMAKNTYGTGCFMLMNTGEQAVKSDHGLLTTIACGPKGEVNYALEGAVFMAGASIQWLRDEMKLINDAFDSEYFATKVKDTNGVYVVPAFTGLGAPYWDPYARGSIFGLTRGVNANHIIRATLESIAFQTRDVLEAMQADSGIRLHALRVDGGAVANNFLMQFQSDILGTRVERPEVREVTALGAAYLAGLAVGFWQNLDELQEKAVIEREFRPGIETTERNFRYSGWKKAVKRAMAWEEHEE
- the glpX gene encoding class II fructose-bisphosphatase — encoded protein: MKRELAIEFSRVTEAAALAGYKWLGRGDKNTADGAAVHAMRIMLNQVNIDGTIVIGEGEIDEAPMLFIGEKVGTGKGDAVDIAVDPIEGTRMTAMGQANALAVLAVGDKGCFLNAPDMYMEKLIVGPGARGAIDLNLPLADNLRNIAAALGKPLSELTVTILAKPRHDATIAELQALGVRVFAIPDGDVAASILTCMPDSEVDVLYGIGGAPEGVVSAAVIRALDGDMQGRLLARHQVKGDSEENRRIGEQELKRCRGMGIEAGNVLRLDEMARSDNVIFSATGITKGDLLDGITRKGNMATTETLLIRGKSRTIRRIQSIHYLDRKDPDVQRHIL
- the fpr gene encoding ferredoxin--NADP(+) reductase, giving the protein MADWVTGKVTKVEFWTDALFSLTVHAPVQPFTAGQFAKLGLEIDGERVQRAYSYVNAPSNPDLEFYLVTVPEGKLSPRLAALQPGDELLIVSEAAGFFVLEEVPECETLWMLATGTAIGPYLSMLQEGKDLERFKNIVLLHAVRYGADLSYLPLMLELQKRYEGKLRIQTVVSRETLSGSLTGRVPALIESGALEEAVGLPLTAETSHVMLCGNPQMVRDTTQLLKDTRQMAKHLRRRPGHITAEHYW